The Amycolatopsis endophytica genome includes the window GCACTGCGGGATTCGTCGATCGGCGTCATCGCCGAGGTCAAGCGGCGCAGCCCGTCCAAGGGCGAGCTGGCCGACATCCCCGATCCGGCCTCGCTCGCGAAGGACTACGCGGCCGCGGGCGCGCGCGTCATCAGCGTGCTGACGGAGCAGCGCCGGTTCGGCGGTTCGCTGGCCGATCTGGACGCCGTCCGCGCGGTGGTCGACGTCCCGATCCTGCGCAAGGACTTCGTCGTCAGCCCGTACCAGGTGCACGAGGCCCGCGCGCACGGCGCCGACCTGGTGCTGCTGATCGTCGCCGCGCTGGAGCAGAACGCGCTGATCGCCCTTCTCGACCGAGTCGAGTCGCTGGGCATGACCGCGCTGGTCGAGGTGCACAACGCCGAGGAGGCCGACCGCGCGCTCGAGGCCGGGGCCAAGGTCATCGGCATCAACGCCCGCAATCTGCACACCCTCGAAGTCGACCGGGACGTCTTCGGCCGCCTCGCGCCGGGTCTGCCGTTCGACACCGTGAAGGTCGCCGAGTCCGGTGTCCGCGGTCCGGGTGACCTGATGGCCTACGCCGGGCACGGTGCCGACGCGGTGCTGGTCGGCGAGGGGCTGGTGGCGTCCGGTGACCCGAAGGGCGCGCTGATGAAGCTGGTCACCGCCGGTTCGCATCCCGCGTGCCCGAGGCCGAGCCGATGAGCGAGCACGAGCAGCACGGCGCGCACGACCCCGACGAGCGTGGGTACTGGGGCCCCTACGGCGGCCGGTTCATGCCGGAGGCCCTGGTCGGCGTCGTCGACGAGGTGTCCGCCGAGTACGACAAGGCGCGCCTGGACCCGGACTTCGAGGCCGAGTTCAAGCGCCTGCTGCGCGACTACGCCGGCCGTCCGTCGCTGCTCACCGAGGCGGAGCGCTTCGCCGAGCACGCGGGCGGCGCGCGGATCTTCCTCAAGCGCGAGGACCTCAACCACACCGGGTCCCACAAGATCAACAACGTGCTGGGCCAGGCGCTGCTCACCAAGCGGATGGGCAAGAAGCGGGTCATCGCCGAAACCGGCGCGGGCCAGCACGGCGTCGCCACCGCCACCGCATGCGCCCTGATGGGCCTCGAATGCGTGGTGTACATGGGCGAGGTCGACACCGAGCGGCAGGCGCTGAACGTGGCCCGGATGCGGCTGCTCGGCGCTCAGGTCGTTCCCGTCAAGTCCGGTTCGCGCACGCTCAAGGACGCGATCAACGAGACGCTGCGCGACTGGGTCACCAACTCCGGCACCACGCACTACATTTTCGGCACCGCCGCGGGCCCGTACCCGTTCCCGGTGATGGTGCGCAACTTCCACAAGATCATCGGCGAGGAGGCGCGCGCGCAGATCCTCGAACAGACCGGGCGGCTGCCGGACGCGGTCGCGGCCTGTGTCGGCGGCGGGTCCAACGCGATCGGCATCTTCCACGGCTTCATCGACGATCCGGACGTGCGCCTGGTCGGCCTGGAGCCCGGCGGCGAGGGCCTCGACGGCACCCGTCACGGCGCGACCCTGACCAAGGGCACCCCGGGCAACCTGCACGGCGCGGTGTCCTACCTGCTGCAGGACGAGGACGGCCAGACCGTCGAGTCGCACTCGATCTCCGCCGGCCTGGACTACCCGGGCGTCGGCCCCGAGCACTCCTGGCTCAAGGACAGCGGCCGCGCCGAGTACCGACCGGTCACCGACGCCGAGGCGATGGACGCGTTCGCGCTGCTGTCCCGCACGGAGGGCATCATCCCGGCGATCGAGTCGGCGCACGCGCTGGCCGGGGCGATCCAGCTCGGCCAGGAGCTGGGCCGCGACGGGCTCATCGTGGTCAACCTGTCGGGCCGCGGCGACAAGGACATGGACACCGCCGCGAAGTACTTCGGATTGGTGGACGAGTCGTGAGCCTGTCGGAGCTGTTCGCCGGGACGAAGAGCGAGGGCCGGGCGGCGCTGGTCGGCTACCTGCCCGCGGGCTACCCGACCGTGCCGGGCTCGAAGGACCTGTTCGCCGCCATGCTGGACGCCGGCGCGGACCTCGTCGAGGTGGGCGTTCCCTACTCCGATCCGGTGATGGACGGCCCGACTATCCAGCTCGCCGCGGACGCCGCGCTGAAGAACGGTTTCCGGCTGCGCGACACCTTCGAGGTCGTGGAGTCGGTGGCGGCCCGCGGTGGCCGCGCGGTCGTGATGACGTACTGGAACCCGGTGCGCAGGTACGGGGTCGAGGCGTTCGCGCGCGATCTGGCCGCTGCCGGTGGCCTGGGCATGATCACGCCGGATCTGGTGCCGGACGAGGCGGCCGAATGGACGACCGCATCCGAGAAGCACGGTCTGGACCGGATCTTCCTGGTGGCGCCGTCGTCGTCGGAGGAGCGGATCGATCTGACGGCGCGGGCGTGTTCTGGGTTCGTCTACGCCGCCGCGGTCATGGGTGTCACGGGTGCCCGTGACCAGGTGAGCAGCGATGCTTCCGAGCTGGTGCGCCGCACTCGGGCCCACACCGATCTGCCGGTGGGCGTCGGGCTGGGGGTGCGCTCGCGCGAGCAGGCGGCCGAGATCGGCGGGTTCGCGGACGCCGTGATCGTGGGGTCGGCGCTGGTGTCGGCCGCGGCGGGCGGAACCGGACCGGTGCACGCGCTGACCGGCGAGCTGGCCGAGGGCGTCCGCCAGACGGTCGCCACGGCCTGATCCTTCTTCGCGCAGGGCCGCGTTTCCTCCGGGAGACGCGGCCCTTGACGTGTCTCCGCCTGCTTCG containing:
- the trpC gene encoding indole-3-glycerol phosphate synthase TrpC codes for the protein MTVLEDIVAGVREDLAEREKALPFDELKRLAAQAPPPRDGVSALRDSSIGVIAEVKRRSPSKGELADIPDPASLAKDYAAAGARVISVLTEQRRFGGSLADLDAVRAVVDVPILRKDFVVSPYQVHEARAHGADLVLLIVAALEQNALIALLDRVESLGMTALVEVHNAEEADRALEAGAKVIGINARNLHTLEVDRDVFGRLAPGLPFDTVKVAESGVRGPGDLMAYAGHGADAVLVGEGLVASGDPKGALMKLVTAGSHPACPRPSR
- the trpB gene encoding tryptophan synthase subunit beta — protein: MSEHEQHGAHDPDERGYWGPYGGRFMPEALVGVVDEVSAEYDKARLDPDFEAEFKRLLRDYAGRPSLLTEAERFAEHAGGARIFLKREDLNHTGSHKINNVLGQALLTKRMGKKRVIAETGAGQHGVATATACALMGLECVVYMGEVDTERQALNVARMRLLGAQVVPVKSGSRTLKDAINETLRDWVTNSGTTHYIFGTAAGPYPFPVMVRNFHKIIGEEARAQILEQTGRLPDAVAACVGGGSNAIGIFHGFIDDPDVRLVGLEPGGEGLDGTRHGATLTKGTPGNLHGAVSYLLQDEDGQTVESHSISAGLDYPGVGPEHSWLKDSGRAEYRPVTDAEAMDAFALLSRTEGIIPAIESAHALAGAIQLGQELGRDGLIVVNLSGRGDKDMDTAAKYFGLVDES
- the trpA gene encoding tryptophan synthase subunit alpha, whose protein sequence is MSLSELFAGTKSEGRAALVGYLPAGYPTVPGSKDLFAAMLDAGADLVEVGVPYSDPVMDGPTIQLAADAALKNGFRLRDTFEVVESVAARGGRAVVMTYWNPVRRYGVEAFARDLAAAGGLGMITPDLVPDEAAEWTTASEKHGLDRIFLVAPSSSEERIDLTARACSGFVYAAAVMGVTGARDQVSSDASELVRRTRAHTDLPVGVGLGVRSREQAAEIGGFADAVIVGSALVSAAAGGTGPVHALTGELAEGVRQTVATA